In Halobacterium sp. R2-5, the following are encoded in one genomic region:
- the eno gene encoding phosphopyruvate hydratase, with translation MTRIESVRFRPILDSRGNKTVEAEVVTEDGGFGRAAAPSGASTGEHEAVELPVEEAIAAAREHVAPRLEGREFAGDQRGVDAALHAADGTEDFSDVGANSAVAVSMAAAKAAADVLGAPLYQHLGGAFRGRNFPVPLGNVVGGGEHAADATAIQEFLAAPVGAPSVRQAVFANAAVHERVGELLEERGEAAAKGDEGAWAPSIDDAEAFEIVDEATGDVAEEFGFDVTFGLDMAAAERYEDGEYVYGDEVRSTEEQIEYVAGLVEEYDLAYVEDPLDENDFEAFATLTERVGDETLVCGDDLFVTNVERLRDGIEVGAANSILVKPNQIGTLSDAFDAIELATRNGYEAVVSHRSGETEDTTIAHLAVAADAPYIKTGTVGGERTAKLNELIRIADEA, from the coding sequence ATGACGCGCATCGAGTCCGTCCGGTTCCGACCGATTCTCGACTCCCGCGGCAACAAGACCGTGGAGGCGGAGGTCGTGACCGAGGACGGCGGGTTCGGCCGTGCGGCGGCGCCGTCCGGCGCCAGCACGGGCGAACACGAGGCCGTCGAACTCCCCGTCGAGGAGGCCATCGCGGCGGCACGCGAGCACGTCGCACCCCGCCTCGAAGGCCGGGAGTTCGCCGGCGACCAGCGCGGCGTCGACGCCGCGCTCCACGCGGCTGACGGCACGGAGGACTTCTCCGACGTCGGCGCGAACAGCGCCGTCGCCGTCAGCATGGCGGCCGCGAAGGCCGCCGCGGACGTGCTCGGTGCGCCGCTGTACCAGCATCTCGGCGGCGCGTTCCGCGGTCGGAACTTCCCGGTGCCGCTCGGGAACGTCGTCGGCGGCGGCGAACATGCCGCGGACGCGACCGCGATTCAGGAGTTCCTCGCCGCTCCGGTCGGCGCGCCGAGCGTCCGACAGGCGGTGTTCGCGAACGCCGCCGTCCACGAGCGCGTGGGCGAACTCCTCGAGGAACGCGGCGAGGCCGCCGCGAAGGGCGACGAGGGCGCGTGGGCGCCGTCTATCGACGACGCCGAGGCGTTCGAAATCGTCGACGAGGCCACCGGGGACGTCGCCGAGGAGTTCGGCTTCGACGTCACGTTCGGTCTCGACATGGCGGCCGCCGAGCGCTACGAGGACGGCGAGTACGTCTACGGCGACGAGGTCCGCTCCACGGAGGAGCAGATCGAGTACGTCGCCGGGCTGGTCGAGGAGTACGACCTCGCGTACGTCGAGGACCCCCTCGACGAGAACGACTTCGAGGCGTTCGCGACGCTGACCGAGCGCGTCGGCGACGAGACGCTCGTCTGCGGGGACGACCTCTTCGTGACGAACGTCGAGCGCCTCCGCGACGGCATCGAGGTCGGCGCGGCGAACAGCATCCTCGTGAAGCCCAACCAGATCGGGACGCTCTCGGACGCGTTCGACGCGATCGAGCTGGCGACCCGGAACGGCTACGAGGCCGTGGTCTCCCACCGCAGCGGCGAGACCGAGGACACGACCATCGCACACCTCGCCGTGGCGGCCGACGCCCCGTACATCAAGACGGGGACGGTCGGCGGCGAGCGAACCGCCAAGCTGAACGAACTCATCCGCATCGCGGACGAAGCATGA
- a CDS encoding 30S ribosomal protein S11, with protein sequence MADDTKWGIAHIHASFNNTIMTVTDETGAETLAKSSGGTVVKQNRDEASPYAAMQMAEQLAEDVLDQGIEKVHVRVRGPGGNLQRSPGPGAQAAIRALARAGLEIGRIEDVTPVPHDGTRPPKNSGY encoded by the coding sequence ATGGCTGACGACACCAAATGGGGCATCGCGCACATCCACGCCTCGTTCAACAACACCATCATGACCGTCACCGACGAGACGGGCGCCGAGACGCTCGCAAAGTCCAGCGGCGGCACGGTGGTCAAGCAGAACCGTGACGAGGCGTCGCCGTACGCCGCGATGCAGATGGCCGAACAGCTCGCCGAAGACGTCTTAGACCAGGGCATCGAGAAGGTGCACGTTCGCGTGCGCGGCCCGGGTGGCAACCTCCAGCGCAGCCCGGGTCCGGGCGCGCAGGCCGCCATCCGCGCGCTCGCTCGCGCCGGTCTCGAGATCGGTCGCATCGAGGACGTGACGCCCGTCCCCCACGACGGGACGCGTCCGCCGAAGAACAGCGGGTACTAA
- a CDS encoding ribonuclease J has product MEIEIATIGGYEEVGRQMTAVRAGDDIVIFDMGLNLSQVLIHDNVETEKLHSLDLIDMGAIPDDRVMSDLEGDVQAIVPTHGHLDHIGAISKLAHRYDAPIVASPFTLELVKGQIEGEQKFGVDNDLVEMEAGETMDIGERCELEFVHVTHSIIDAINPVLHTPEGAVVYGLDKRMDHSPVLEDPIDMDRFREIGRQDEGVLCYIEDCTNAGKKGRTPSESTARRHLKDVMQSVEDYDGGIVATTFSSHVSRVSSLVEFAKDIGREPILLGRSMEQYSGTAERMGRVNFPDDLGMFGHRKSVDRAFKRVMNEGKENFLPIVTGHQGEPRAMLTRMGRGETPYDIEDGDKVIFSASVIPEPTNEGQRYQSEQLLRMQGARIYDDIHVSGHLREEGHYQMLDALQPQHVIPAHQNMKGFAPYVSLAKSQGYKVGRDLHVTQNGNTIQLVE; this is encoded by the coding sequence ATGGAAATCGAAATCGCAACAATCGGCGGATACGAAGAAGTCGGTCGGCAGATGACTGCCGTCCGAGCCGGTGACGACATTGTCATTTTCGACATGGGCCTCAACCTCTCGCAGGTCCTGATTCACGACAACGTCGAGACGGAGAAGCTGCACAGCCTCGACCTCATCGACATGGGCGCCATCCCGGACGACCGCGTGATGAGCGACCTCGAGGGCGACGTCCAGGCCATCGTGCCGACGCACGGCCACCTCGACCACATCGGCGCCATCTCGAAGCTCGCGCACCGCTACGACGCTCCCATCGTCGCGTCGCCGTTCACGCTCGAACTCGTGAAAGGCCAGATCGAGGGCGAGCAGAAGTTCGGCGTCGACAACGACCTCGTGGAGATGGAGGCCGGCGAGACGATGGACATCGGCGAGCGCTGCGAGCTCGAGTTCGTCCACGTCACGCACTCCATCATCGACGCCATCAACCCCGTCCTCCACACGCCGGAGGGCGCGGTCGTCTACGGCCTCGACAAGCGCATGGACCACAGCCCGGTCCTCGAGGACCCCATCGACATGGACCGGTTCCGGGAGATCGGCCGCCAGGACGAGGGCGTCCTCTGCTACATCGAGGACTGCACCAACGCCGGCAAGAAGGGCCGCACGCCCTCCGAGAGCACGGCGCGGCGCCACCTCAAGGACGTGATGCAGAGCGTCGAGGACTACGACGGCGGCATCGTCGCGACGACGTTCTCCAGTCACGTCTCCCGGGTGTCCTCGCTCGTGGAGTTCGCGAAGGACATCGGCCGCGAGCCCATCCTGCTCGGCCGCTCGATGGAGCAGTACTCCGGCACCGCCGAGCGCATGGGCCGCGTGAACTTCCCCGACGACCTCGGGATGTTCGGCCACCGGAAGTCCGTCGACCGCGCGTTCAAGCGCGTGATGAACGAGGGCAAGGAGAACTTCCTCCCCATCGTCACCGGCCACCAGGGCGAGCCCCGCGCGATGCTCACCCGGATGGGCCGCGGCGAGACTCCCTACGACATCGAGGACGGCGACAAGGTCATCTTCTCCGCGAGCGTCATCCCGGAGCCGACCAACGAGGGCCAGCGCTACCAGAGCGAGCAGCTGCTCCGGATGCAGGGCGCGCGCATCTACGACGACATCCACGTCTCCGGCCACCTCCGCGAGGAAGGCCACTACCAGATGCTGGACGCGCTCCAGCCCCAGCACGTCATCCCCGCCCACCAGAACAT
- a CDS encoding 30S ribosomal protein S13, which yields MSSEEQDADEDIQYFVRIGQTDLDGTKTVERALAELDGVGRRVSRVVAENADVDRTATIGRLDDDVIEDIKTAVNEFADHAPEWLVNRRKDFYSGETQHVTGNDVDLTRDQDINRMQMIRSYKGIRHERGQKVRGQRTKSTGRTEGTIGVNVEAIKEEQAEEAAGEEE from the coding sequence ATGAGTTCGGAAGAACAAGACGCGGACGAGGACATTCAGTACTTCGTCCGCATCGGGCAGACAGACCTCGACGGCACCAAGACCGTCGAGCGTGCGCTCGCGGAACTCGACGGCGTCGGCCGACGAGTGTCGCGAGTCGTCGCGGAGAACGCGGACGTCGACCGCACCGCGACGATTGGCCGTCTCGATGACGACGTCATCGAAGACATCAAGACGGCCGTCAACGAGTTCGCGGACCACGCTCCGGAGTGGCTCGTGAACCGTCGGAAGGACTTCTACTCCGGCGAGACTCAGCACGTCACCGGCAACGACGTCGACCTGACGCGCGACCAGGACATCAACCGGATGCAGATGATTCGGTCCTACAAGGGCATCCGACACGAGCGCGGGCAGAAGGTCCGCGGTCAGCGCACCAAGTCCACCGGTCGTACGGAAGGTACCATCGGCGTCAACGTCGAGGCTATCAAGGAAGAACAGGCAGAAGAAGCAGCGGGTGAGGAAGAATAA
- a CDS encoding HVO_2922 family protein, with protein sequence MSDATFHVYEDDAGQYRWRLVHSNGNIIADSGEGYASKQKAEQGLQSVKKNAPDADVEVED encoded by the coding sequence ATGTCCGACGCGACGTTCCACGTCTACGAAGACGACGCCGGGCAGTACCGCTGGCGACTCGTCCACAGCAACGGCAACATCATCGCGGACAGCGGCGAGGGCTACGCCTCCAAGCAGAAAGCCGAGCAGGGGCTGCAGAGCGTCAAGAAGAACGCGCCGGACGCGGACGTGGAGGTCGAAGACTAA
- a CDS encoding 50S ribosomal protein L13, whose product MSLAEFDADVVVDARDCIMGRVASNVAERALDGESVAVVNAEQAVITGTEEDIFETYNKRAEVGSDSGPYYPKRPDGIVKRAIRGMLPYKQQDGREAFENVRVYVGNPFDEDGEVVEGTSLDRLSTIRFVTVGAVSEELGANVTW is encoded by the coding sequence ATGAGTCTCGCGGAATTCGACGCCGACGTGGTCGTCGACGCGCGGGACTGCATCATGGGCCGCGTGGCGAGCAACGTCGCCGAGCGCGCCCTCGACGGCGAGTCGGTCGCCGTGGTGAACGCCGAGCAGGCGGTCATCACCGGTACGGAGGAGGACATCTTCGAGACGTACAACAAGCGCGCGGAGGTCGGCTCCGACAGCGGGCCGTACTACCCGAAGCGCCCGGACGGCATCGTCAAGCGCGCCATCCGCGGCATGCTGCCGTACAAGCAGCAGGACGGCCGCGAGGCGTTCGAGAACGTCCGCGTGTACGTCGGCAACCCGTTCGACGAGGACGGCGAAGTCGTGGAGGGGACGTCGCTGGACCGACTCTCCACGATCCGGTTCGTCACCGTCGGCGCGGTCTCAGAGGAACTCGGTGCTAACGTCACATGGTAA
- the mvk gene encoding mevalonate kinase — protein sequence MTTTSSAPGKVYLFGEHAVVYGEPAVPCAIERRARVTVTARDDDRVRVSSPDLSLDGFTVEYGTGSDAQPDVDVPASLVEAAMGYVEEALAQARDAAGEPDAGFDVEIESEIPLGAGLGSSAAVAVAGIDAATRELGVALDPEAVAERAYRVEHAVQDGEASRADTFCSAMGGAVRVEGDDCRTIDAPDLPFVVGYDGASHDTGELVAGVRGLREEYDFAADTVEAIGDLVREGEDALAAGDLDALGRLMDFNHGLLSALGVSARSLDNLVWAARDGGALGAKLTGAGGGGCIVALDEGEGVETALSLTPDCAQSFRAELATEGVRVE from the coding sequence ATGACTACGACTTCGAGTGCGCCGGGGAAGGTCTACCTCTTCGGCGAGCACGCCGTCGTCTACGGCGAGCCCGCGGTCCCGTGTGCCATCGAGCGGCGGGCGCGGGTGACCGTGACGGCGCGCGACGACGACCGGGTGCGGGTGTCCTCGCCGGACCTCTCGCTGGACGGGTTCACCGTGGAGTACGGCACTGGCAGCGACGCGCAACCGGACGTGGACGTGCCGGCGTCGCTCGTCGAGGCGGCGATGGGGTACGTCGAGGAGGCGCTCGCGCAGGCGCGGGACGCCGCCGGCGAGCCTGACGCGGGCTTCGACGTGGAGATCGAGAGCGAGATTCCGCTGGGCGCCGGCCTCGGGTCGAGCGCCGCGGTCGCCGTCGCGGGCATCGACGCCGCCACGCGAGAGCTCGGCGTCGCCCTCGACCCCGAAGCGGTCGCAGAGCGCGCGTACCGCGTCGAGCACGCGGTCCAGGACGGCGAGGCGTCCCGCGCGGACACGTTCTGCTCGGCGATGGGCGGCGCGGTCCGCGTGGAGGGCGACGACTGCCGCACCATCGACGCGCCCGACCTGCCGTTCGTCGTCGGGTACGACGGCGCGAGCCACGACACCGGGGAGCTCGTGGCGGGCGTCCGGGGCCTCCGCGAGGAGTACGACTTCGCGGCGGACACCGTCGAGGCCATCGGCGACCTCGTGCGGGAGGGCGAGGACGCGCTCGCAGCAGGTGACCTCGACGCGCTCGGCCGCCTGATGGACTTCAACCACGGGCTGCTGTCGGCGCTCGGCGTCTCCGCGCGCTCGCTGGACAACCTCGTGTGGGCGGCCCGGGACGGGGGGGCGCTCGGCGCGAAGCTCACGGGCGCGGGCGGCGGCGGCTGCATCGTCGCGCTCGACGAGGGCGAGGGCGTGGAGACGGCGCTGTCGCTGACGCCGGACTGCGCGCAGTCGTTCCGCGCCGAACTCGCGACGGAGGGCGTGCGCGTCGAATGA
- a CDS encoding 30S ribosomal protein S9, which translates to MVTNTSGKKKTAVARATVSDGEGRVRINSQPVELVEPEMARLKMLEPFRIAGDDLRDDVDVDIDVSGGGFAGQADAVRTAIARGLVEHYSDAELRDAYREFDRSLLVNDVRQSESKKWGGPGARARYQKSYR; encoded by the coding sequence ATGGTAACCAACACATCCGGCAAGAAGAAGACGGCAGTCGCTCGCGCGACCGTGAGCGACGGAGAGGGTCGTGTGCGAATCAACTCCCAGCCCGTCGAGCTCGTCGAGCCGGAGATGGCGCGCCTGAAGATGCTGGAGCCGTTCCGCATCGCGGGCGACGACCTCCGGGACGACGTGGACGTCGACATCGACGTCTCCGGCGGCGGCTTCGCGGGCCAGGCGGACGCGGTCCGCACCGCCATCGCTCGCGGGCTCGTCGAGCACTACAGCGACGCGGAACTCCGGGACGCGTACCGGGAGTTCGACCGCAGTCTGCTGGTCAACGACGTCCGGCAGTCCGAATCCAAGAAGTGGGGCGGCCCCGGCGCTCGCGCTCGCTACCAGAAGTCCTACCGCTGA
- a CDS encoding DNA-directed RNA polymerase subunit N, with protein sequence MMVPVRCFSCGNVVGEYWEEFKARAETHDGDEDPADVLDDLGVDRHCCRRMLIAHQDLVDVVSPYQ encoded by the coding sequence ATGATGGTACCAGTCCGGTGTTTCAGTTGCGGTAACGTCGTCGGCGAGTACTGGGAGGAGTTCAAGGCGCGAGCCGAAACCCACGACGGCGACGAGGACCCAGCTGACGTGCTGGACGACCTCGGCGTGGACCGGCACTGCTGCCGCCGGATGCTCATCGCCCACCAGGACCTCGTCGACGTGGTCTCGCCCTACCAGTAA
- a CDS encoding DNA-directed RNA polymerase subunit D, giving the protein MSTDFDVEFIDRDDREARFVVRNITPAFANGIRRAILADVPTLSIDSVRFVENSSVMFDEQLALRLGLVPLTTPEDFAEGDTVTLALDVEGPGTAYSGDLVCQDPEVEAADTNIPIIELKDDQRLELEADAKLGYGRDHAKHQGGVAVGYRHLQRVNVVGDVDEYADEERQMLRGVIEEDGELVPTDDFDNDLSNRYPGKEVEVEDVPGAFVFHVESDGSMPVTELVLRAVDSLVDRADELEQAVQL; this is encoded by the coding sequence ATGAGCACGGACTTCGACGTCGAATTCATCGACCGCGACGACCGGGAAGCCCGGTTCGTCGTCCGCAACATCACGCCGGCGTTCGCGAACGGCATCCGTCGCGCCATCCTGGCCGACGTGCCGACGCTGTCCATCGACAGCGTGCGATTCGTCGAGAACTCCAGCGTGATGTTCGACGAACAGCTCGCGCTGCGCCTCGGCCTCGTCCCGCTGACGACGCCCGAGGACTTCGCGGAGGGCGACACGGTCACGCTCGCGCTCGACGTCGAGGGCCCGGGGACGGCGTACTCCGGGGACCTGGTCTGTCAGGACCCCGAGGTCGAGGCCGCCGACACGAACATCCCCATCATCGAGCTGAAAGACGATCAGCGCCTCGAACTGGAGGCCGACGCGAAGCTCGGCTACGGCCGCGACCACGCCAAACACCAGGGCGGCGTCGCGGTCGGCTACCGGCACCTCCAGCGCGTGAACGTCGTCGGCGACGTCGACGAGTACGCCGACGAGGAGCGACAGATGCTCCGCGGCGTCATCGAGGAGGACGGCGAACTCGTGCCGACCGACGACTTCGACAACGACCTCTCGAACCGGTACCCCGGCAAGGAGGTCGAGGTCGAGGACGTCCCCGGCGCGTTCGTCTTCCACGTCGAATCCGACGGCTCGATGCCCGTCACCGAGCTGGTGCTCCGTGCGGTCGACTCCCTGGTCGACCGCGCGGACGAACTCGAACAGGCAGTCCAACTGTAA
- a CDS encoding isopentenyl phosphate kinase — MTVVVKLGGSVVTEKDQPETVADERLAGLAAALGDATLEDLVVVHGGGSFGHPHAAEHGISSSEGKRDAEAVRDVAGAMEELNDAVVGALAEAGVPAVPVHPFSVGHRTSDGDLRFETGQLAAMLGEGFVPVLHGDVLTRVGEGATIVSGDELVTHAARELAADRVGLCSTVPGVLDESGDVVREITDYEDVAAALGGSDATDVTGGMAAKVRALLDLGAPSFVFGPDALSAFLAGEDAGTRIDG, encoded by the coding sequence ATGACCGTCGTCGTGAAGCTCGGCGGCAGCGTCGTCACCGAGAAGGACCAGCCCGAGACCGTCGCCGACGAGCGCCTCGCGGGGCTCGCCGCCGCGCTCGGGGACGCGACCCTCGAAGACCTCGTCGTCGTCCACGGTGGCGGGAGTTTCGGGCACCCGCACGCCGCCGAACACGGCATCTCCAGCAGCGAGGGGAAGCGAGACGCGGAAGCGGTCCGGGACGTCGCCGGCGCGATGGAGGAACTCAACGACGCGGTCGTGGGAGCGCTCGCGGAGGCTGGCGTCCCGGCCGTGCCCGTCCACCCGTTCTCCGTCGGCCACCGGACGAGCGATGGCGACCTCCGTTTCGAGACGGGACAGCTCGCGGCGATGCTCGGGGAGGGGTTCGTGCCAGTGCTCCACGGCGACGTGCTCACGCGGGTGGGCGAGGGCGCGACGATCGTCAGCGGCGACGAGCTCGTCACGCACGCGGCGCGGGAACTGGCCGCCGACCGCGTCGGTCTCTGCTCGACTGTTCCGGGCGTACTCGACGAGTCCGGGGACGTCGTCAGGGAGATCACCGACTACGAGGACGTGGCGGCGGCGCTCGGCGGCAGCGACGCCACCGACGTCACGGGCGGGATGGCCGCGAAGGTCCGCGCGCTGCTGGACCTCGGCGCGCCGTCGTTCGTGTTCGGGCCGGACGCCCTCTCGGCGTTCCTCGCCGGCGAGGACGCCGGCACGCGAATCGACGGTTAG
- a CDS encoding 30S ribosomal protein S4: MALPGENTKFYETPNHPYQGERISEESDLLSRYGLKNKEELWRAQSQLRNFRREARRLLGRTEEASGEEFVSRLQRIGVLSNQESLDDVLSLDVTDVLERRLQTVVYREGLANTVGQARQFISHGHVTVDGSRVTEPSYTVEVSEEDAITFDERSDLTDELHPARAGAQE, encoded by the coding sequence ATGGCGCTCCCCGGTGAGAACACCAAGTTCTACGAGACGCCGAACCACCCCTACCAGGGCGAACGCATCTCCGAGGAGAGCGACCTGCTCTCCCGGTACGGCCTGAAGAACAAAGAAGAGCTGTGGCGGGCGCAGTCTCAGCTGCGGAACTTCCGCCGCGAGGCGCGCCGCCTGCTCGGTCGGACCGAGGAGGCCAGCGGCGAGGAGTTCGTCTCCCGCCTGCAGCGCATCGGCGTGCTCTCCAACCAGGAGAGCCTCGACGACGTCCTGTCGCTCGACGTGACGGACGTCCTCGAACGCCGCCTCCAGACGGTCGTCTACCGAGAGGGCCTCGCGAACACTGTCGGGCAGGCCCGGCAGTTCATCTCCCACGGCCACGTCACGGTCGACGGGAGCCGCGTCACGGAGCCCTCCTACACGGTCGAGGTCTCCGAGGAGGACGCCATCACGTTCGACGAACGAAGCGACCTCACAGACGAACTGCACCCGGCTCGCGCCGGTGCACAGGAGTAA
- the rpsB gene encoding 30S ribosomal protein S2 — MSENESDTEADLEDAPDEQAAESAAEAAESDAQTDEQPTEEEPGAAATEDVMSDEEADLLIPVEDYLGAGVHIGTQQKTNDMDRFIHRVRTDGLYVLDVSKTDDRIRTAADFLENYDPEQILVTSSRQYGRFPAEKFAEAVGARARTGRFIPGTLTNPQYDGYIEPDVLVVTDPIGDAQAVKEAITVGIPVIAMCDSNNQTSNVDLVVPTNNKGRRALSVVYWLLANETLDRRGAEPTYALEDFEDGL, encoded by the coding sequence ATGAGCGAGAACGAATCCGACACAGAGGCCGACCTCGAGGACGCCCCGGACGAGCAGGCAGCGGAGTCTGCCGCCGAGGCCGCCGAGAGCGACGCCCAGACAGACGAACAGCCCACCGAAGAGGAGCCGGGAGCGGCGGCCACCGAGGACGTCATGTCCGACGAGGAGGCCGACCTGCTCATCCCCGTCGAGGACTACCTCGGCGCCGGCGTCCACATCGGTACCCAGCAGAAGACCAACGACATGGACCGGTTCATCCACCGCGTCCGCACCGACGGCCTCTACGTGCTCGACGTCTCGAAGACGGACGATCGCATCCGCACGGCCGCGGACTTCCTGGAGAACTACGACCCCGAGCAGATTCTGGTCACGTCCAGCCGCCAGTACGGTCGCTTCCCCGCGGAGAAGTTCGCGGAAGCGGTCGGCGCGCGCGCCCGGACCGGCCGCTTCATCCCGGGGACGCTGACGAACCCGCAGTACGACGGCTACATCGAGCCGGACGTCCTCGTCGTCACCGACCCCATCGGTGACGCGCAGGCCGTCAAGGAGGCGATCACGGTCGGCATCCCCGTGATCGCGATGTGCGACTCGAACAACCAGACGAGCAACGTCGACCTCGTCGTCCCGACGAACAACAAGGGCCGTCGCGCGCTCTCCGTGGTCTACTGGCTGCTCGCCAACGAGACCCTGGACCGCCGCGGCGCCGAGCCGACGTACGCCCTCGAAGACTTCGAGGACGGACTGTAA
- a CDS encoding 50S ribosomal protein L18e, with product MSKTSPRLSSLIAELKSVARDSGADVWHDVAGRLEKPRRTHAEVNLSRIERYANEDETVVVPGKVLGSGALRKSVTVAAVDFSGSAETKIEHADGEAVHLEQAVEQNPEGSDVRVIR from the coding sequence ATGAGTAAGACAAGTCCGAGACTCAGCAGTCTCATCGCCGAACTGAAGTCCGTCGCCCGAGATTCGGGCGCGGACGTCTGGCACGACGTCGCGGGTCGGCTGGAGAAGCCGCGCCGCACGCACGCCGAGGTGAACCTGAGTCGCATCGAACGTTACGCGAACGAGGACGAGACCGTCGTCGTCCCCGGCAAGGTGCTGGGGTCCGGCGCGCTCCGCAAGTCCGTCACCGTCGCTGCCGTGGATTTCTCCGGCAGCGCGGAGACGAAGATCGAGCACGCCGACGGCGAGGCCGTCCACCTAGAACAGGCAGTCGAACAGAACCCCGAAGGCTCCGACGTGCGGGTGATTCGATGA
- a CDS encoding DNA-directed RNA polymerase subunit K produces the protein MSETQHFNRYEKARIIGARALQVSYGAPVLVDTDQTEPILIAAEEYDEKALPFTVRRDN, from the coding sequence ATGAGCGAAACACAACACTTCAATCGGTACGAGAAGGCCCGCATCATCGGTGCGCGAGCGCTGCAGGTGTCGTACGGGGCGCCCGTGCTGGTCGACACCGACCAGACGGAACCCATCCTCATCGCGGCCGAGGAGTACGACGAGAAGGCGCTCCCGTTCACCGTTCGGAGGGACAACTGA
- a CDS encoding VOC family protein: MRPVIDHVPFAAAELDAIVERFESAGFDPTYGGEHPDAGTEMAALVLPDGSYLELVAPTREDPAWWGEFFEHADPLGGPTDWCVETGSVHAECQRVIEQDVEVHGPSHGSRERPDGTLVEWDNAFLGPQDEHLLPFVVSDRTPREYRVPDSELYGSPVSGISWVVLATGDLDATAERFQRLYRLPNPERDYDDTYGELARFPGQDVVLCEPDGGRVRDRLDRFGPCPATVLLSADVDDARHQHPLDGGREWFGKRVRFVDGLDGYLGVVSR, encoded by the coding sequence ATGCGCCCCGTCATCGACCACGTGCCGTTCGCCGCCGCGGAGTTAGACGCCATCGTCGAGCGCTTCGAATCCGCCGGCTTCGACCCGACCTACGGCGGCGAACACCCCGACGCCGGCACGGAGATGGCGGCGCTCGTGCTGCCCGACGGCTCCTACCTCGAACTCGTCGCGCCCACCCGCGAGGATCCCGCGTGGTGGGGCGAGTTCTTCGAGCACGCCGACCCGCTCGGCGGGCCGACCGACTGGTGCGTCGAGACGGGCAGCGTCCACGCCGAGTGTCAGCGCGTCATCGAGCAGGACGTGGAAGTCCACGGCCCCTCCCACGGCAGCCGCGAGCGCCCGGACGGCACGCTCGTCGAGTGGGACAACGCCTTCCTCGGCCCGCAGGACGAGCACCTCCTGCCGTTCGTCGTCAGCGACCGCACGCCCCGCGAGTACCGCGTCCCCGACAGCGAACTGTACGGGTCACCGGTCTCGGGCATCTCGTGGGTCGTGCTCGCGACCGGCGACCTCGACGCCACCGCCGAGCGCTTCCAGCGGCTCTACCGCCTCCCGAACCCCGAGCGCGACTACGACGACACGTACGGCGAGCTCGCTCGCTTCCCCGGCCAGGACGTCGTGCTCTGCGAGCCGGACGGCGGGCGCGTCCGCGACCGCCTCGACAGATTCGGGCCGTGTCCGGCGACCGTGCTGTTGAGCGCGGACGTCGACGACGCCCGCCACCAGCACCCCCTCGACGGCGGCCGCGAGTGGTTCGGGAAGCGCGTTCGCTTCGTCGACGGCCTCGACGGCTACCTCGGCGTCGTCTCGCGGTAG